ACGGTAACCAACCTGGTTTGCATATTTCCTGGTTGTTTAATTTTTCCGGCAAACCATCCCTCACCCAAAAATGGGTGCGCTCCATTTGTAATCAATTTTATGGAACAGAACCGGTGCATGGTTATGGGTTCGGACAGGATGAAGACCAGGGACAACTGGGCGCCTGGTATGTAATTGCCTCCATGGGTTTGTTTGATGTAAAGGGATTGACCGATGCAAATCCCCAAATGGGCATTGCCGGTCCCTTGTTTAACAAGGTCACTATTCAACTCAACCCAAAATATTACCCCGGTAATCAATTTATAATTGAAACAACCAATAACAGCGATCAACACCCGTACATTCAAACCATGCAATTGAATGGCAAAACCCTTCACCAGCCGTTTATTTCCTTTACGGATATTACGAAGGGGGGGAAGCTGTTGGTGAATTTGGGAGAAAAAATAGTGGATAAGTATTAACGAGTTTAAAGGTGAGTGGTGAGTGGTGAGTTTGCTCGCGGGGATCAACAGTCCTGAAAATTCGGAAACTCACTGACCACTCACCACTGACTATTTTGCACGTTTTGTTATTTTTCTTTTATACTTAGCCAGTTGTACCCAATAAATGATCCAGAATATAATACCTAACAATGAGGCGGCGCTTTTTATAGTGTCAATAGGTAAAATACCTACGCAAAAGCAGGTGGCATAAGCAATACCTACCGCAAAGGTGGGTCTTACGTTGGCAGGAATTGATTCTTCCGGCAAAATAGAATCGCCTACAGGTGAGTTCAATTCTGCGCGAATGGAATCGGAAAGCCTGCTGATTACAAAAAACTGCCATACAAGTCCGTAAACAGGGATCAGTTGAAGCCAAACCTTTGGCGGAGATAATCGCTGATTTTCAGGACGGATCTCATCCAACGTGCGGAATTGGGTAATGAGGAAAACCAGGCCTGAGATAAGAAAAACCAGAAGCGTTAATAACAACAAAAGAATTTCCGTTTTCGCTTCTGAATTCAAATCGTCCATAGTAGTAAGTTTTTTAAGGGTGCCGTAAAAATAGGTATTATCCGGGAAAAGTATAAATGCTGTCGTAAAACGTATAAGTGCACCAACGGGGAACTACGGAGCTTTGTGTTGTAAATAAAAACAATCGTTATGACAACAACACAAAACAAAATAGCCCTGGTAACCGGTGGTAGCCGTGGGCTGGGAAAAGAAATGGCGCTTGAACTAGCCAAAAGAGGTCAGGATGTGATCATCACATATTATTCCAAAAAAGAAGAAGCAGAGCAGGTTGCAAAAGAAATAGAAGCCCTGGGCCGCAAAGCAGCTGTGTTGTCCCTGAATACGGGTAAGGTAGAAAGCTTTGACGAATTTGTACAATCGGTTTCAGCTACGTTAAAAAGCAAATTTTCTACCGATCACTTCGATTACCTGGTAAACAATGCCGGTTCGGGATATGTGATCCCCTCTTTTGCTGACACCACCGAAGCCCAGTTTGATGAATTGATGAATGTGCATTTTAAAGGGGTTTTCTTTCTCACCCAAAAGTTATTACCATTTTTAAATGATGGCGGTGGTATTGTAAATGTTTCAAGTGGGTTAACCCGCACTACTTTTGCCGGCAGTGGCGCTTATGGCAGTATGAAATCGGCTATTGAAACTTTGACCCGCTACCTGGCCTTTGAATTAGGTGGCCGTGGCATCAGGGCCAACATTGTGGCGCCAGGCATTGTGCCTACCGACTTTAGCGGGGGCAGGTTAAGAAATAATCCCAATTTGCAGGAACACATTAAATCAATTACTGCATTGAAACGCCTGGCGCAGCCCGATGATATTGCCGGTGTAGTGGCCTTCTTATGTTCCGATGATTCCAAATGGGTAACTGCACAACGGATAGAAGCCTCAGGCGGCCTTCATTTGTAAAATTTGTTTACCTTACTATTATGGAATTCGTAGACATTCACTCCATCACGGAGTTGCATACTTTCTATGGGTATGAAAAACCTACTCACCCGCTTATTACCATCATTGACTGGGCTAAGGTGGACAGGAGCAAACGGCGGAAGGGTGATATTTATTACCGCCTGGATATGTATGCTATTGCCTGCAAAAAGGCCCAGGGTGAATTCAGGTATGGGCGTTCTACTTATGATTTTTCCGAAGGGTCATTGATCTTTATGGCGCCGCAGCAGGCTATTCAACCCGATCCTGCATTCGAGGTAAGAGAAGGATGGGCCATGTACATTCATCCCGATTTTTTGAATGCATCCAAAAAGGGCGCGGCATTGACAAATTTTTCTTTCTTTGGGTACGATGCCAATGAAGCCCTGCATATTTCCGATGCCGAGAATAAGATCCTGGAAGAATGCCTGCACAATATTCAACGCGAA
The Niastella koreensis GR20-10 genome window above contains:
- a CDS encoding SDR family NAD(P)-dependent oxidoreductase, which encodes MTTTQNKIALVTGGSRGLGKEMALELAKRGQDVIITYYSKKEEAEQVAKEIEALGRKAAVLSLNTGKVESFDEFVQSVSATLKSKFSTDHFDYLVNNAGSGYVIPSFADTTEAQFDELMNVHFKGVFFLTQKLLPFLNDGGGIVNVSSGLTRTTFAGSGAYGSMKSAIETLTRYLAFELGGRGIRANIVAPGIVPTDFSGGRLRNNPNLQEHIKSITALKRLAQPDDIAGVVAFLCSDDSKWVTAQRIEASGGLHL
- a CDS encoding helix-turn-helix domain-containing protein; translation: MEFVDIHSITELHTFYGYEKPTHPLITIIDWAKVDRSKRRKGDIYYRLDMYAIACKKAQGEFRYGRSTYDFSEGSLIFMAPQQAIQPDPAFEVREGWAMYIHPDFLNASKKGAALTNFSFFGYDANEALHISDAENKILEECLHNIQREIVQNLDTHTYNLMLTNLELFFGYCSRFYDRQFLTRVKVSNDTLENFERLLNEYFAQDTLIEAGLPDVKYFASRLNLSPNYLSDLLTKYTGKPTLEHIHLKMIEKAKSLLWSSDLAISEIAYNLGFEHPSHFTKIFKSKTGKSPKEFRQN